The following is a genomic window from Bombus vancouverensis nearcticus chromosome 15, iyBomVanc1_principal, whole genome shotgun sequence.
CTATGATTCTCAGTCCAccatataaaaaatatgttaaaGACAGAACATTTGATGTAGAATTTAAACTGGATTTTGATCTTTAATATActtaaataacattatttattcatattcttgtctattaaatttgaaatatacatTAGCCAAAATATATGCTTGAactgtgtaatttttatttacagtGCAGTCTATATCCTGTAATTAGTAAGAGATCTTCAACGTTTATCTAATCATATAGTTTCCTCTGTATTGTAACTTTACTACTGCATGTAAATAcgttaaaatttaaattaacaatgGAAGCTCCAATTTTTTAAAGATTAAAATCCTTGTTTGAATATTCATAAATTTGACTTAATTTCCTCAATTTCAATGACTAGCAGATAATTTGGTTTGAGATATTTTCACTTGATAATTGTTTCATGTctttattacaaatataatataataaaatacattggTCGCTTAAATAGTCACAATTCGGAACCGAGCTTTACTAAATAGTCGGACAGGCGAGTTTTCCTGAATTAGCCGCTATTATCTGATTTCGACTCGTCCTGCAATAAAGACGCAGAGGATGAGAACAAGATATAGGAAAAGCATGTGAAATATAGCAGAATGTCTACAACaagtagaaaataatttaaatatcgtGGTATCATTCTAATCCAAAAAATCTTAACAATCTGATTAAAGCAATCTTACAATGATTTATtagtaattaagtaattgatGATACCCAAGATAACCGAGTTACGTAAaaacagatacatatataaattcaaAGGAAAGtttataatttgtatatttccAGACAAGTATCGTGAGTTTACTATATAGTCAGTCGGAAATATTTCTTAAAGAAGTTTATTTATTCGAAAGGATTGACACAAATGTTCGTAACGAAGGATTAAAGCATTTGAAATGTATAGTTTTCATAAGACCAACCAAAGAAAATATCGAATACCTCTGCAACGAATTAAGGTGTCCCAAATATGGCACATACTATATTTGTAagtaattacaaaaaatttTGCATCCTTAAATTCAGTATTCCAGTATTCTAAAATGTATCAGACTAAAATATAccaaacttatttatttaacttaAAATTATGTACCACAGTACTTATATAGCACTTGTTAAAATTAACATAATGCAAAAATGATTTGTTCTTGATTTATTATAGTACTTTTTGATTTTTAGATagtaaattttgttaatatcTACTGTTCTATGCATGTATTTCTCGTATTGTTTAACGATAGCGTTTTGTGTTTCGACCTTATTTCTGTACAAAGTGCTAATCTGTATATCATATTACTTTAGATGACCTGTAACTAAATATAGATAGGTGAAAAGAGAGGAGATTACTTGTTATTATTTCCATAATTCCcaattattttgaaattgtaaaatgctaataataattatatcaatcGACTATTAGGCTATAATCACTATATTGTCATTTAGATTTCAGTAATATTATCGCAAAGGCTGATATCAAACTTCTAGCTGAAAGTGATGAACAAGAAGTAGTAAGAGAAGTTCATGAATATTACGCAGATTATTTAGCTATCAGTCCGCATTTGTTTTCACTTGGGATTAATACATGCTCGCAAGGTACCGAATTTTTtataactaattaattaattgagaATCGTTACGTGAAAAAATGATTAAGAAATCTATTATAaagtttttgataataaatattacaccaaaCTGGTGTAATGTAATGATGAAAGCAAAAAAGAGagcgaaaaatataaaaaaataaaataaaaataatttgtttttctAAGGCTTGCTATGGAATCCAGTACATCTACACAGAACCGTCCTAGGCTTAATTTCAGTCTTATTATCAATTAAAAGATGTCCTTATATACGTTATCAAAATAGTTCTGAGATGGCAAAGAGATTATCAGAAAAAATACGCGAAGTATTAAGTAAAGAATCGAATTCGTTCGAATTTAGACAGGATTCTAGTCCGATTTTATTAATAGTTGATCGAAGAGATGATCCTGTTACACCCTTATTAAATCAGTGGACTTATCAAGCAATGGTTCATGAATTATTAACTATTAACAACAATCGTGTTAATTTATCACATGTGAAGGGTATCTCGAAGGAATTAAAAGAAGTTGTTCTTAGTGCAGAACATGATGAATTTTATGCAAGTGTAAGACTATGCCTATTATCGTTTTATTGATGattttatatatgtgtatatagatACATATAATAGGATTCCTTATATACGTTCAACTAAAGGTACatttcgcgttatatgggattccgctatatgtataataataattttctaattattattagtataatttatatttaaaacagAAATATTTTTGAACAGAATTTATATCTTAACTTTGGCGAAATTGGGCAAACAATAAAAGAATTGATGGATGAATTTCAAAAGAAAGCTAAGAAACATCAGAAAGTAGAAAGCATAGCCGAtatgaaaaatttcgtcgaaactTATCcgttatttaaaaagttatctGGTACGGTATCAAAGCATGTGACAGTAGTTGGCGAACTATCTTCTCTTGTGGAAAAACATCATTTACTGCAAGTATCGGAATTAGAACAGGAACTTAGTTGTCAAAATGACCATTCTATGCAGGTGTAGTAAATTTAACAAGTTGTTAATTGTGCTTGCAAATTATTATGCTTTTGTAAGGgttatttaacaataaataattatacgtTTTTCTTTACTATCAAAGCTACAAAAAATAAGGGAGCTTATTAATAATCAACAAATACGAGAAATCGATGCTGTGAGATTGGTCATGCTTTATGCGCTTCATTATGAGAAATATGCAAGTAATGATATCAATGGTTTATTGAACTTATTAAAAAACAGAGGTGTTTCGGAAAAATTTTTGAAGGTATATGAAAATGAATAGACTTTTATTCGTGAGTTTGGTATAAGCTTCGAATTTATTACAATTTCAAAATGATATTGCAGCTAGTATACAACATATTAGAATATAGCGGAATTAATGCGAGGCAAAATAACTTATTTGATCGAGAAGCAGTAGCCAAGATTACTAAAAAGTTATTCAAAGGTTTAAGTGGAGTAGATAATATTTATACCCAACATACGCCATTACTGAATGAAACACTTGAGGATTTAATAAAAGGAAAGCTAAGTTTGCAAACATTTCCATATCTTGGAAATACAATGATGTCAAAAAGGTaaattgtatgtatgtatgtatattttatggaattcagaatagaaaattaattaataaatttataattaagaaTTTGTGCGTATATGTGTGCGCGCACTATTGTGCATATTAGTAACTGTGTATTTGTTATTCTACAGGCCACAAGATATCATCGTTTTTATGATCGGAGGAACAACATATGAAGAAAGTTTAACAGTccataatttaaataaacaaaatcctgggataaaaattattttaggtGGCACTACTATCCATAATTCTACAAGTTTCTTAGAGGAGATTCAACAAGCTACTTCAGGCATTTTATCGCGATACAAAAACAATAACAATTGAAACATTATTTGTACATAATTTGGTTTtaagtatttatttatataatttgggATTATTTATAATGGTTACAATCATATTCCACTGATAACAATATTAAGAACGAATTGTAGTAttaaaaaaataggaaattatattaatgttaaGTAAAACTTGTGTTTccaatgaaataattttcccaATTTCTTCATTTTATTCATCGTAGATACGAGCATCTTCAACAGGTACGTTTGCAATTTCATTCTCCTTTACCGGTACCTTTAACATATATTTCGTATGTTTCTAACGTTAACATGACATAAATGtcaataattaaaattacacaTTACAATCTGCTGGACAGAATATCTCTGATTTCTATTGCACTTAGTTGTATAAGTGATGAAAATGAATCAAAATATTTAcatgattaattaaaattcggCCTTATTTTACATACGTGCAACTTCTTCTTATCTTAAACTCAAATCCATGAATATAGAACTTCTGATATTTTATTCCCTTATATGTTTCAGAGGAATTCTTACCAGCTTCCATTTCTAAAATcatttttacaataaaatacacttatttttactaaatattGCATGTCTTAAAatagtattttattataatcgtTCAAATAAATAGAATGTAACTTATTTAGAGAactttaaatatgtatgtatcgtCTTACTTATAAACAGGAAAAGTGTTATAAGTTAAGGTAAATATCTTACTTGtatcaaatttttaaaatttgtaagtataattaaaatatagagTATTATTTGAAAACGTTTTATAAATACATCataatttatttcttatatatatatatatataaatgtctTTTAAGctgtatttaataatttgttcgTGGAAGTTTACTGAATCtcaagaatattttaattaatttttaaatttcagtaATTAAGAAACGACAACCCCAAATGCAATTTTGtattttcgtcttattttgGTTTATAGAAGCTTCTCTTAAGTTACCTATCAAATACTTTTCATAAAAAATGTTTCATACGATATACATGTATCTTTTAATTCTATAGATAGTAAATATTGCTTTTGATAATTAGTTCGCTATTAATTTACGTATTTTTATAACATTCAtgcattattaatataaatcgaCCAAAATGCACACATAATTACAGCGGCAAAGTAAGTACTTACTTACCTTGAGCCACAAAGATGTATCAATACGAAATATCCATTGGTTAACCGCCTAATAACTACAGGCTGGGTTTTGAAAGAAATGATACGAATTAAACTTAACAATACGAGTATATTCTAATAAAGAATCAAAACTACAATGTAACTTGAAATAATCTGTTACAAGAATTATAAATCTAGTTGCAAGAATTATAAAGCCTCGATTTAGCGATGATTCTTGCTCAGTTTTACGTATGAGTGACGTGGTATGTTCTTAGGCACTTACTGAATATCCGAATACGATGATTCGACAGTACGTTTAAAAGGGAATGTAACCCGTAGATTATAATGACTGACACAATACAAAGTACGAAATGATTCAAAATGTATGTGAATCCGATCGCAATGTTCTATATTAATTTTAGGAATTGCATGTAGAAAGTGCCGCTCCTTTTATATCCTAGAATTCCATaattttaattacgaaataGACTATGATCTTATACGAACTAATACGATATATGTACTTGCATATTATGCCATGAGCCAACCACATAAATAAGATACGCTAGTCTAAACGTGCGTTTTGGCTCCATGCAGGATGCGTATGTACcactatattattaaaataaacataAGTATATTCCATTCTCTCAGCGCATATTCCTcctaataattaatttcatagtTTCGTAAATGTAAGTCATactgtataaacatatatactATTGGCACATTAGATCTGAAAGTCATGTGAAATTGGTGCagtaattattgtaattatagTTAACTTTCTGACTATTATTAGTGCTTATTATATTCGACGTCACTGTGTATTATGGTCGGCACTTTCTTATACTTTCGTTTTGAATAAGCTAAATGCTGTAGATATATTACttattttacatatgtatatgcattTATCTTTATTAATCAATAAGTGGTCCACTACATGAAATTTACAACACTggctataaaaaattatattatgttatttaaaaaagtaaGTGTGTCTGACTTTCTAATTGAAAAAGCGCTttttagaatttgttatatTCGATTTATTGATTGTGTCGATTCAACGTTAAGTAATTTTTCTTAAGAAAATTTTTCTGTCAGATTATCGGTAATGTTTAGGAAATCATGACCGTCATTATGACGAATACCACATGTATGCCACCCCTATAGCTAACCCTTAGCTATACATAATTAATGTAAGTATTATGATTATGTTTTAGAAGTAAACACTAATCTTTGTTTGAAGAAACGTATACGAAAAAAATAAGCAGCGTAAAATTTcatcataaataaaaattgtttataaattataattcattAACGATTTACGACAATATGAAAACTATACATACTTACTGTATTATGCAAATCATTACCGCTAAAACACAAATATCTACTGAATTTGTAAAGAAATTATTGCTATCTATGTTATTCACTGTATTGCATCAAAAGTATTTACCTCTAATATTCCAGTTGAAAATGCGTAAGTTGCCATCATCAAAGTAGCAAAAAATCCAGCAAAGAACTGATTTCGTCTCTTGTTAGGGAATTCATTTTGcgcatatttttttatactttgaTCATTTTCTTTGGTCTTATATTCGCAACATTCGTTCGAAAAATATCTTTCCGATATGCGGGTTATGTACGACATTAGGTTTGTGCAGGCTTTTAAATGGTTTTGTAATGCTGGATTCGGTAAAGGAGCTTTGAGCAATGGTGCTAAGTAAGAATATACAATAGCATCCAATAGAGTAGGTTCTTCACCCAGAAAATATACTGAATCCCCAAGACTTGTGGATAGCAGTGTCAAACATTTCTGTGCTTCAGAGTAAAcctattacatatataatatcaGAATTATATATAAGATGAAAAATCCTGTACTTTAAGTAATTAACAAAGACATATAcaattgagaaaaatatattaatttcaataatttgtatttgagttaaaaaattatttgaatttattgGAAATTGATTTTATGCAACAACTTAAtatttattactataaatattaggAGTAGTAGAGAATAACTACCACAAATATGcagatttatattaaaatattaatgtatatgtaagtatattaaattcagttattaaattttaatattatgagTAAAATGTTAGTATTATCATTTGTGAAATCAGTCTACTTAATTTATCTAATTACCTTATTTTCTATGACGCTTATATTATCTTCTACAGGATACAAAGTTTCAAGCATAGCTCGAGCTTGTCGTTCAAATTTTCCTGGATAGTAAAAATTTAATGGAAAGGGCAGTGTTTTACAATACCATGGTCTTATTAATTCATTCACATTTTTCTCGTCTATCCACCTAAAGGtaataatatttcgtttttaattCATACAATTccattgaattttatttcacataCTCTTGCCTTGTAATAAGAGAATGTACATACCAAATGAACTGCAATGCTGggaataatttttctttcaacatTGTATTATAAGCCATAATTTTTGCACATTCTTTTCGACTTAAATTCTGTTCTGTATTATAATTCTTTCctctaaaatattctattatatccTTGGTTTCATTAAATGTACCATCATTAGTTTTTAGTATAGGTAAGTTGCCATTAAATGGATTACTAGTTGCATTAATTTTCAAAGGTATATCATTAAATTTGGCATAAACctagaaaaataagaaatatagtACCGATCAACATATAGAAATCCATGACTGATAAATGATAATAAgaacaaattattaaaaaactaaAGTAAGTTCAAATTATCTTACTGAACCATTATGGTTTTTGTTATGAGCAGCTGGCGAGAAGTATTTTATGGAATATGATCGTAAATATGTCAACAAGCACGCGGACCAGACGCtcaatacatatttataagcAGTActcaaataatgaaaaattagaTAACACACATattgtttattaaaatactGAAATTACCATTCATCTTGTTTACAAGATATAAGagtaattaaaatattccataACGTTTTGTGACAATGAGAATATATTATAACCTATACACAAATTACATACCAAAACCTGCAAACATTCCGTGTCAACTGACGGTAAACCCCAATCACCTTTCCAAATAGTTAATTCAAACGTGTCCAttgtcaaaaaataaaaaaaattaatcacttatttcataaattaaagtACACAATAATCACACGTGCTTCTTTTCACTATACAGTAAACAAAGATTTTTGTCGTTATTAAACCAGATGTAAAATTTAGTGTATTTCTCAGAaaataatcaatgaattaatttgTGAAATCAACAAAAGAAGATTAACtcaaatttacttatttatttgtacgaatatttgtatatatacacattatatgtattgttacatataaaagtatatgttacatatatagattaatataataattattattaattattaatagtatttaataataataataattattattatatatgtatatataataataataataattattattattattattatatatacatatgttactAATTTATGAAATGAAAACTAAATTTTCACTGAAAGACATCTACAGGTATTTCTGTTACAAAGAAATAGCGTAATAATTAGCGATTTGGGTAGTATCTTCGATTTTTTCaaactttaatatattaaaaagggCTATTTAAATGAGCAAAATATCACAAAAAGGTATCTTAAACAATTATAAGTATTTATTCTTACTTTAGAACTAAACCTAAACCTAATACCAATCTAACAAAAATCCTAGAAAATTTcgctatttttattttgtgaTTCAGTTTGAAATATGTCGATacatttcatcgattttgaaaTATGTCATAAAGCTCAATACTTTCAACAACTTTTGTCTGTACATATAACCGACGCTCGACCATAGTTTTCAAACTGGGTTGGGTTATTACTAGTATTAAGTCGGTCACCGTGAGGCGGTCAGACAGCATTTCTCTGCTTAGTCCCTTTAAAGAATAACTGAATAAATTCGTTGGATCTCAGTTAGGTAAAGCAGCGGAATGCTGGCCAACCGCCACACAATGGCCGAATTAATACGACTATTCATCCAAACCGGTTTGAGTTATTGAGAAATGGTTTAGCATTATACTTAACTCTAGTAAGCAAAAATGATGAAATTTTTTGGGATTTTTTCTAGATTGAGGATAGGTTAGGTTTAGTTCTAAAGTACAATTAATAGTATTCATAATTGTTGTACGTAACTCTTTTTTATGATATCTTGCTTATTCAAGTAGCTTTCTTTACATATTCAAGTTTAAACAAAATCGCAGGTATTGAACAAGTTGCTCACTATTAGATTAGTAAATCAGTTAGTAGTATTAGTCGCTAATcatttctaatatttatttctaaataatAAGAAATGTACATTTGTTGAAATTAGAGCTTGTATTCTTTTTGTTTGcaagtattatatataaatgatatttaataataccTATTAAAAAAGAAGACTGATATTTCTTTAAAGAATAAACCGCACCGGCATGAAAACTTAGATGGCGCTATGTACATACTACAGATGGCGCATATAGTCTTCTTCGATTGCGGTTGCAAATATTACTACGTACATTCTACTGGAACCGATTACTATTCCCATACTTCTTTGGAAGCGAGAAAGTTCACTCGATCTTACGTATAAAATACAAAGTAAGTAGACTTTATCACAAAgcgaaaaattataattgtacGCAATTGTTATTTTAAGGTAGTATTTATATTTAGTTCATTTTGGAATACTTTCAATCGTTATTCAgttgtttttataaatattttaacaatatttgtaagcgtaaatttaataattgttaaatattacaaatatttatagataagcattaaaataagaattatattttattattctattaaaCTTAGATTAAAATCGTTTGTATTTGATTTCTTTTTGCGAAGATGTATATATTCTGTTTCTTCCTTCGGAAGGTTCTCGATGGTCCATAATCGCACAAAAAAGATATTGTAGAAAGCCTGAATATCGACGTTACTACTAGAAATCAATTCATTAATTTCACAgataatatttaattgtattatatGAAATATGTGCTACAATATGTATTTCGAAGGTCGATGATTGTGTGGTACTTGCATAAGTATGGGAAAAATTTTATACttgcaaaataaatctttaatctttTACGTTTAAATCTGGACAGTCAGCATAAttgaaataaagttttctttcggatataaatatctaatatagactattttacataattgtgctaatttttaacattttataaaaCACCTTAATTAttgcttttatattttttgtaatttgaAATGCTTGACCTTACCGGTCTATTATTTCATCAGTTCTAGAAGATTCATTGCTTTTAGTAATCAATCATGTTATTCATCTGCTATTATTCAGCTAATTTTCAAATACattaattagtaataatttttgatattttattttctaaaatcatttatatattaatttcataaaaaatgcGAAATATtacgaagtatattttttctcttattttttaacaaatttatacgtaatattTAGATAAGAAAAAAGAGAATTAGGATTTATGTAACAGCGATAAGCCGAAGGTTAAAGATATAACGGAAAAAATTCGTTACTCTTCTTTATAGGTAAGATAAAttcgattatgataatgttATGAAATTTGGAACTTGAAGGTTAAAGATAATTTATATACTATTTGTATGATAATCTGGTTATTTGTATGATAAAAGGTTTAACATacgaatatttacaattttatga
Proteins encoded in this region:
- the LOC117164354 gene encoding metaxin-1 isoform X3, with protein sequence MDTFELTIWKGDWGLPSVDTECLQVLVYAKFNDIPLKINATSNPFNGNLPILKTNDGTFNETKDIIEYFRGKNYNTEQNLSRKECAKIMAYNTMLKEKLFPALQFIWWIDEKNVNELIRPWYCKTLPFPLNFYYPGKFERQARAMLETLYPVEDNISVIENKVYSEAQKCLTLLSTSLGDSVYFLGEEPTLLDAIVYSYLAPLLKAPLPNPALQNHLKACTNLMSYITRISERYFSNECCEYKTKENDQSIKKYAQNEFPNKRRNQFFAGFFATLMMATYAFSTGILEDESKSDNSG
- the Vps45 gene encoding vacuolar protein sorting 45 → MNLITALKFYITRMTEESGPGMKVLLMDKQTTSIVSLLYSQSEIFLKEVYLFERIDTNVRNEGLKHLKCIVFIRPTKENIEYLCNELRCPKYGTYYIYFSNIIAKADIKLLAESDEQEVVREVHEYYADYLAISPHLFSLGINTCSQGLLWNPVHLHRTVLGLISVLLSIKRCPYIRYQNSSEMAKRLSEKIREVLSKESNSFEFRQDSSPILLIVDRRDDPVTPLLNQWTYQAMVHELLTINNNRVNLSHVKGISKELKEVVLSAEHDEFYASNLYLNFGEIGQTIKELMDEFQKKAKKHQKVESIADMKNFVETYPLFKKLSGTVSKHVTVVGELSSLVEKHHLLQVSELEQELSCQNDHSMQLQKIRELINNQQIREIDAVRLVMLYALHYEKYASNDINGLLNLLKNRGVSEKFLKLVYNILEYSGINARQNNLFDREAVAKITKKLFKGLSGVDNIYTQHTPLLNETLEDLIKGKLSLQTFPYLGNTMMSKRPQDIIVFMIGGTTYEESLTVHNLNKQNPGIKIILGGTTIHNSTSFLEEIQQATSGILSRYKNNNN
- the LOC117164354 gene encoding metaxin-1 isoform X1, which codes for MDTFELTIWKGDWGLPSVDTECLQVLVYAKFNDIPLKINATSNPFNGNLPILKTNDGTFNETKDIIEYFRGKNYNTEQNLSRKECAKIMAYNTMLKEKLFPALQFIWWIDEKNVNELIRPWYCKTLPFPLNFYYPGKFERQARAMLETLYPVEDNISVIENKVYSEAQKCLTLLSTSLGDSVYFLGEEPTLLDAIVYSYLAPLLKAPLPNPALQNHLKACTNLMSYITRISERYFSNECCEYKTKENDQSIKKYAQNEFPNKRRNQFFAGFFATLMMATYAFSTGILEVPVKENEIANVPVEDARIYDE
- the LOC117164354 gene encoding metaxin-1 isoform X7 — translated: MVYAKFNDIPLKINATSNPFNGNLPILKTNDGTFNETKDIIEYFRGKNYNTEQNLSRKECAKIMAYNTMLKEKLFPALQFIWWIDEKNVNELIRPWYCKTLPFPLNFYYPGKFERQARAMLETLYPVEDNISVIENKVYSEAQKCLTLLSTSLGDSVYFLGEEPTLLDAIVYSYLAPLLKAPLPNPALQNHLKACTNLMSYITRISERYFSNECCEYKTKENDQSIKKYAQNEFPNKRRNQFFAGFFATLMMATYAFSTGILEVPVKENEIANVPVEDARIYDE
- the LOC117164354 gene encoding metaxin-1 isoform X2 translates to MDTFELTIWKGDWGLPSVDTECLQVLVYAKFNDIPLKINATSNPFNGNLPILKTNDGTFNETKDIIEYFRGKNYNTEQNLSRKECAKIMAYNTMLKEKLFPALQFIWWIDEKNVNELIRPWYCKTLPFPLNFYYPGKFERQARAMLETLYPVEDNISVIENKVYSEAQKCLTLLSTSLGDSVYFLGEEPTLLDAIVYSYLAPLLKAPLPNPALQNHLKACTNLMSYITRISERYFSNECCEYKTKENDQSIKKYAQNEFPNKRRNQFFAGFFATLMMATYAFSTGILEWYIRILHGAKTHV
- the LOC117164354 gene encoding metaxin-1 isoform X6, yielding MDTFELTIWKGDWGLPSVDTECLQVLVYAKFNDIPLKINATSNPFNGNLPILKTNDGTFNETKDIIEYFRGKNYNTEQNLSRKECAKIMAYNTMLKEKLFPALQFIWWIDEKNVNELIRPWYCKTLPFPLNFYYPGKFERQARAMLETLYPVEDNISVIENKVYSEAQKCLTLLSTSLGDSVYFLGEEPTLLDAIVYSYLAPLLKAPLPNPALQNHLKACTNLMSYITRISERYFSNECCEYKTKENDQSIKKYAQNEFPNKRRNQFFAGFFATLMMATYAFSTGILEI
- the LOC117164354 gene encoding metaxin-1 isoform X5, giving the protein MDTFELTIWKGDWGLPSVDTECLQVLVYAKFNDIPLKINATSNPFNGNLPILKTNDGTFNETKDIIEYFRGKNYNTEQNLSRKECAKIMAYNTMLKEKLFPALQFIWWIDEKNVNELIRPWYCKTLPFPLNFYYPGKFERQARAMLETLYPVEDNISVIENKVYSEAQKCLTLLSTSLGDSVYFLGEEPTLLDAIVYSYLAPLLKAPLPNPALQNHLKACTNLMSYITRISERYFSNECCEYKTKENDQSIKKYAQNEFPNKRRNQFFAGFFATLMMATYAFSTGILER
- the LOC117164354 gene encoding metaxin-1 isoform X4, which encodes MDTFELTIWKGDWGLPSVDTECLQVLVYAKFNDIPLKINATSNPFNGNLPILKTNDGTFNETKDIIEYFRGKNYNTEQNLSRKECAKIMAYNTMLKEKLFPALQFIWWIDEKNVNELIRPWYCKTLPFPLNFYYPGKFERQARAMLETLYPVEDNISVIENKVYSEAQKCLTLLSTSLGDSVYFLGEEPTLLDAIVYSYLAPLLKAPLPNPALQNHLKACTNLMSYITRISERYFSNECCEYKTKENDQSIKKYAQNEFPNKRRNQFFAGFFATLMMATYAFSTGILEIFVF